Proteins encoded by one window of Rutidosis leptorrhynchoides isolate AG116_Rl617_1_P2 chromosome 7, CSIRO_AGI_Rlap_v1, whole genome shotgun sequence:
- the LOC139860390 gene encoding uncharacterized protein, producing MFPRLFACESYKFASVSDRISNSECEPIGRWNWVSMVRGRTKDELDNLDLLIDNAHVLNNEGNSWKWKLSTNNVLTVTNLSYIIDQKLLGVAVSTGGIKWLSWVPEKVNVFMWRLNKNKLPTTSNLINRGVMTSNGECSFRGGDKGNKGSSLHFMSLCNSFMTRAYLLVEAK from the coding sequence ATGTTCCCTCGCCTATTTGCGTGTGAAAGTTACAAGTTTGCATCTGTGTCGGATCGTATATCTAACTCAGAATGTGAGCCAATTGGTAGATGGAATTGGGTGTCAATGGTAAGGGGGAGAACAAAAGATGAGCTTGATAATCTGGACCTGTTGATAGATAACGCTCATGTCTTAAATAACGAAGGTAATAGTTGGAAATGGAAACTCAGTACCAACAATGTTCTTACGGTAACAAACTTGTCTTATATTATCGATCAAAAATTGCTTGGTGTTGCTGTAAGTACAGGGGGAATCAAATGGCTCTCTTGGGTTCCAGAAAAAGTGAATGTTTTCATGTGGAGGCTGAACAAAAATAAGCTTccaacaacatcaaatctaattaATCGAGGTGTCATGACTTCAAATGGTGAATGCTCATTCCGTGGTGGAGATAAAGGAAACAAAGGATCATCTCTTCATTTTATGTCATTATGTAACTCCTTTATGACGCGGGCTTATCTCCTGGTGGAAGCAAAATGA